The Streptomyces sp. Je 1-332 genome has a window encoding:
- a CDS encoding NUDIX hydrolase, producing the protein MSAEPQPEASRKVARVVLLDPQDRILLLHGHEPEDVADDWWFTPGGGLEGDETHEQAALRELMEETGITEVELGPALWQRFCSFPFAGRRWDQDERYYLARTSQTFTQATGLTELERRSVAGARWWTCQELTEAHETVYPTRLAELLRKLLDEGPPSRPETLDTEIV; encoded by the coding sequence GTGTCGGCTGAGCCGCAGCCGGAAGCGTCGCGGAAGGTCGCGCGGGTGGTGCTGCTGGACCCGCAGGACCGGATTCTCCTGCTGCACGGCCATGAGCCGGAGGACGTGGCGGACGACTGGTGGTTCACGCCGGGCGGCGGTCTTGAGGGCGACGAGACGCATGAACAGGCCGCACTGCGTGAACTGATGGAAGAGACGGGCATCACGGAGGTCGAGCTCGGCCCCGCCCTGTGGCAGCGGTTCTGCTCCTTCCCCTTCGCCGGACGGCGCTGGGACCAGGACGAGCGGTACTACCTGGCGCGTACGTCACAGACGTTCACGCAGGCCACAGGGCTGACGGAGCTGGAACGACGGAGTGTCGCCGGAGCGCGTTGGTGGACGTGCCAGGAACTGACCGAGGCACATGAGACGGTGTATCCGACCAGGCTCGCCGAGTTGCTTCGCAAGCTGCTCGACGAGGGTCCTCCGAGCCGGCCCGAGACCCTCGACACGGAAATCGTGTAG
- a CDS encoding YifB family Mg chelatase-like AAA ATPase, which produces MGFARTCSVALVGVEGVVVEVQADLEPGVAAFTLVGLPDKSLTESKDRVRAAVVNSGGEWPQKKLTVGLSPASVPKGGSGFDLAIACAVLGAAERIDPRTLADIVMIGELGLDGRVRPVRGVLPAVLAAADAGYEQVVVPECTAAEAALVPGVSVLGVRSLRQLIAVLTDEPVPEEEPDEPGRPDPMLAGLCVPGTGVGTGLSGGLDDALALDLADVVGQTSARTAVEVAATGGHHLFLQGPPGAGKTMLAERLPAILPRLTREESLEVTAVHSVAGMLPPGKPLVDTAPYCAPHHSATMQSLVGGGKGVARPGAVSLAHRGVLFLDEAPEFSSQTLDSLRQPLEAGHVVIARSAGVVRLPAKFLMVLAANPCPCGRHTLLGEGCECPASVIRRYQARLSGPLLDRVDLKVEVEPVTRSELAGYGTPGDSTQTVADRVRAARERAAARLAGTGWRTNGEVPGHALRTRWPAEPGALDAAELDLERGFLTARGLDRVLRVAWTVADLAGRGRPATQDVALALQLRTGVARGVPMAIGALT; this is translated from the coding sequence ATGGGATTCGCGCGTACGTGTTCCGTAGCGCTGGTGGGCGTCGAGGGCGTGGTCGTCGAGGTGCAGGCCGACCTGGAGCCGGGCGTCGCGGCGTTCACGCTGGTCGGGCTCCCGGACAAGAGCCTGACGGAGAGCAAGGACCGGGTCAGGGCCGCGGTGGTCAACTCCGGCGGGGAGTGGCCGCAGAAAAAGCTCACGGTGGGCCTCAGCCCGGCGTCGGTGCCCAAGGGCGGCAGCGGCTTCGATCTCGCGATCGCCTGCGCGGTGCTCGGCGCGGCGGAGCGGATCGACCCGCGGACCCTCGCGGACATCGTGATGATCGGCGAGCTGGGGCTGGACGGGCGGGTGCGGCCGGTCAGGGGAGTGCTGCCCGCGGTCCTCGCGGCGGCGGACGCGGGCTATGAGCAGGTCGTCGTCCCGGAGTGCACGGCGGCGGAGGCGGCACTGGTGCCGGGGGTCTCGGTGCTCGGGGTGCGCAGCCTGCGCCAGCTGATCGCGGTGCTGACCGATGAGCCGGTCCCCGAGGAGGAGCCGGACGAACCCGGGCGGCCGGACCCCATGCTCGCGGGCCTCTGCGTGCCCGGGACCGGCGTGGGCACGGGGCTCAGCGGCGGCCTGGACGACGCCCTCGCCCTGGACCTCGCCGATGTCGTCGGACAGACCTCCGCCCGGACCGCCGTGGAGGTGGCGGCGACAGGCGGCCATCACCTCTTCCTGCAGGGCCCGCCGGGCGCCGGAAAGACGATGCTCGCGGAGCGGCTGCCGGCGATCTTGCCCCGGCTCACCCGGGAGGAGTCCCTGGAGGTGACGGCTGTCCACTCCGTGGCGGGCATGCTCCCACCGGGCAAGCCGTTGGTGGACACCGCGCCGTACTGCGCGCCGCACCACTCCGCGACGATGCAGTCCTTGGTGGGCGGCGGCAAGGGAGTCGCGCGGCCTGGAGCGGTGTCGTTGGCACATCGTGGCGTGCTCTTTCTCGATGAGGCGCCGGAGTTCAGCAGCCAGACCCTGGACTCCCTGCGCCAGCCCCTGGAAGCGGGCCATGTGGTGATCGCTCGCAGCGCGGGAGTGGTGCGCCTGCCCGCGAAGTTCCTGATGGTCCTTGCGGCCAACCCCTGTCCGTGCGGTCGGCACACCCTGCTGGGCGAAGGCTGCGAGTGCCCGGCGTCCGTCATCCGCCGCTACCAGGCGCGGCTCTCGGGGCCGCTGCTCGACAGGGTCGACCTGAAGGTCGAGGTGGAGCCCGTCACCCGATCCGAACTGGCGGGGTACGGCACTCCGGGGGACTCCACGCAGACGGTCGCCGACCGGGTGCGCGCCGCCAGGGAGCGGGCGGCGGCCAGGCTGGCGGGCACCGGGTGGCGGACGAACGGCGAAGTGCCGGGGCACGCCCTGCGCACGCGGTGGCCCGCGGAACCGGGCGCCTTGGACGCCGCCGAACTCGACCTGGAGCGCGGGTTCCTGACCGCCCGAGGGCTCGACCGTGTCCTGCGGGTCGCCTGGACCGTCGCGGACCTCGCGGGGCGCGGCCGGCCCGCGACGCAGGACGTCGCCCTGGCGCTGCAGTTGCGGACGGGGGTGGCGCGCGGTGTGCCGATGGCGATCGGGGCGCTGACATGA
- a CDS encoding YraN family protein gives MNARGALGRYGEDLAARRLGEAGMTVLERNWRGGRTGEIDIVAMDGEALVVCEVKTRRAAMVGSGIYQHPMAAVGRTKAERLRRLAERWIEERGGPPPGGVRIDLVGVLIPRRGAPVVEHARGVA, from the coding sequence ATGAACGCACGTGGAGCACTCGGGCGGTACGGCGAAGATCTGGCCGCGCGGCGGCTGGGCGAAGCCGGGATGACGGTTCTGGAGCGCAACTGGCGCGGTGGCAGGACCGGCGAGATCGACATCGTGGCCATGGACGGCGAAGCGCTGGTCGTCTGTGAGGTCAAGACGCGCAGAGCCGCCATGGTCGGCTCGGGGATCTATCAGCATCCGATGGCGGCCGTGGGCCGGACCAAGGCGGAGCGGCTGCGGCGCCTGGCCGAGCGCTGGATCGAGGAGCGCGGGGGCCCACCGCCGGGCGGAGTGCGGATCGACCTCGTCGGCGTGCTGATCCCACGCCGCGGGGCCCCCGTCGTGGAGCACGCGCGGGGGGTGGCCTGA
- the rpsP gene encoding 30S ribosomal protein S16, with translation MAVKIKLKRLGKIRSPHYRIVVADSRTRRDGRAIEEIGLYHPVQNPSRIEVDSERAQYWLSVGAQPTEPVMAILKLTGDWQKHKGLPAPAPLLVAEPKDKRAAFEAFTKGLEGDEAKGEAITQKAKKADKKADEAKAESTESTEA, from the coding sequence GTGGCAGTCAAGATCAAGCTGAAGCGTCTGGGCAAGATCCGTTCGCCTCACTACCGCATCGTCGTCGCCGACTCCCGTACCCGCCGTGATGGTCGGGCCATCGAGGAGATCGGTCTGTACCACCCGGTGCAGAACCCCTCGCGCATCGAGGTCGACTCGGAGCGCGCGCAGTACTGGCTCTCCGTCGGCGCTCAGCCGACCGAGCCGGTCATGGCGATCCTGAAGCTCACCGGTGACTGGCAGAAGCACAAGGGCCTGCCGGCCCCGGCGCCGCTGCTCGTCGCCGAGCCCAAGGACAAGCGCGCCGCGTTCGAGGCCTTCACCAAGGGCCTCGAGGGCGACGAGGCGAAGGGTGAGGCCATCACCCAGAAGGCCAAGAAGGCTGACAAGAAGGCGGACGAGGCCAAGGCCGAGTCCACCGAGTCGACCGAGGCCTGA
- the lepB gene encoding signal peptidase I, producing the protein MDTEAQHTERERSSPPTDSPSAEREGESEGAEDRSRSAFVSFVSWVPGGRATLTLLICMVSLLLVSTFVMQPFQIPSGSMEPAFRVGDRVLVNKLAYRFGSEPQRGDAVVFDGSGYFGDADYIKRVAGVGGDRVVCCDERGRIKVNGEPVDEPYLYPGDAPSRARFVAVVPEGSLFLLGDHRSDSRDSRDHLGQPGGGMIPVDSVIGRADWIAWPIGHWTSLERPDSYARVPSPGGAHG; encoded by the coding sequence ATGGACACCGAAGCACAGCACACGGAGCGCGAACGCTCCTCCCCACCCACCGATTCCCCGAGCGCCGAGCGCGAGGGTGAGTCCGAGGGGGCGGAGGACCGGTCGCGCTCCGCTTTTGTGTCGTTCGTGTCCTGGGTCCCCGGCGGCAGAGCCACCCTGACGCTGCTGATCTGCATGGTGTCCCTGCTGCTCGTCAGCACCTTCGTGATGCAGCCGTTCCAGATCCCCAGCGGCTCCATGGAGCCCGCGTTCCGGGTCGGAGACCGGGTACTCGTCAACAAGTTGGCGTACCGTTTCGGTTCCGAGCCGCAGCGAGGTGACGCGGTCGTCTTCGACGGCAGCGGCTACTTCGGAGATGCCGACTACATCAAGCGGGTCGCAGGGGTAGGGGGAGACCGCGTGGTCTGCTGCGACGAGCGGGGGAGGATCAAGGTGAACGGCGAGCCCGTCGACGAGCCGTACCTCTACCCGGGAGACGCCCCCTCGAGGGCGCGCTTCGTCGCCGTCGTCCCCGAAGGCAGCCTGTTCCTCCTCGGTGACCACCGCAGCGACTCCCGTGACTCCCGCGACCACCTCGGGCAGCCCGGCGGCGGCATGATCCCCGTCGACTCCGTGATCGGCAGGGCCGACTGGATCGCCTGGCCCATCGGGCACTGGACCTCCCTGGAGCGTCCCGACAGCTACGCGCGCGTGCCGTCACCAGGCGGCGCGCATGGGTAA
- the lepB gene encoding signal peptidase I translates to MGNRGRARAASHRADTRLPTGDRPTTGPVLPGRAERRKLARKVKRRRRRSAIKEIPLLIGVALLIALVLKTFLVQAFVIPSGSMEQTIKIGDRVLVDKLTPWFGAKPARGDVVVFEDPGNWLEDEQTKKKDDPVGVKQVKEGLSFIGLLPSDNERDLIKRVVGVGGDTVKCCDKNKKLTVNGVPLTEPYINPGDEPSSFEFEVKVPEGRLFVMGDHRSDSADSRFHRTEKFSGTVSEESVVGRALVIAWPFDHWRKLEEPETYASVPDARAGSDTALGPSHRVAHGDRYGLTGLPTPAELPLVMGVVGLHRIRSGQRHGLRSGCGGCGGRRTVRTRWARGAARAIRRAGGRGHGGRREPRE, encoded by the coding sequence ATGGGTAACCGCGGGCGGGCACGCGCGGCCAGTCACCGAGCCGACACCCGGCTGCCCACCGGTGACCGGCCCACCACAGGGCCCGTCCTGCCCGGGAGGGCCGAGCGGCGCAAGCTCGCGCGGAAGGTCAAGCGGCGAAGGCGGCGCTCGGCGATCAAGGAGATACCCCTCCTGATAGGCGTCGCGCTGCTGATAGCCCTGGTCCTGAAGACCTTCCTGGTGCAGGCGTTCGTGATCCCGTCGGGCTCGATGGAGCAGACGATCAAGATCGGCGACCGCGTACTGGTCGACAAGCTCACCCCGTGGTTCGGTGCCAAGCCCGCGCGCGGCGATGTCGTCGTCTTCGAGGACCCCGGCAACTGGCTCGAGGACGAACAGACCAAGAAGAAGGACGACCCCGTAGGCGTCAAACAGGTCAAGGAAGGCCTCTCCTTCATCGGACTGCTGCCGTCCGACAACGAACGCGACCTGATCAAGCGTGTGGTCGGCGTCGGCGGCGACACCGTGAAGTGCTGTGACAAGAACAAGAAGCTCACGGTCAACGGAGTCCCTCTCACCGAGCCGTACATCAACCCGGGGGACGAGCCCTCGTCCTTCGAGTTCGAGGTGAAGGTCCCCGAAGGGCGCCTCTTCGTCATGGGTGACCACCGCTCCGACTCGGCCGACTCCCGCTTCCACCGCACCGAGAAGTTCAGCGGCACCGTCTCCGAGGAGAGCGTGGTCGGGCGCGCACTGGTCATCGCCTGGCCCTTTGACCATTGGCGCAAACTGGAGGAGCCGGAGACGTACGCGTCGGTGCCCGACGCGCGTGCGGGGTCGGACACGGCCCTCGGGCCGTCGCATAGGGTGGCACACGGCGATCGATACGGATTGACCGGACTCCCGACCCCTGCGGAACTCCCGCTCGTTATGGGAGTGGTGGGCCTGCATCGCATCAGGAGCGGGCAGCGGCACGGACTGAGGAGTGGATGTGGGGGATGTGGCGGTCGGCGCACGGTCCGGACACGGTGGGCCCGAGGAGCAGCCAGGGCGATCAGGCGAGCCGGAGGCCGAGGCCACGGCGGGCGGCGTGAACCCCGGGAGTGA
- the rimM gene encoding ribosome maturation factor RimM (Essential for efficient processing of 16S rRNA), which produces MQLVVARIGRAHGIKGEVTVEVRTDEPELRLGPGAVLATDPASTGPLTIETGRVHSGRLLLRFEGVRDRTGAEALRNTLLIAEVDPEELPEDEDEYYDHQLMDLDIVTKDGTEVGRITEISHLPSQDLFIVERPDGSEVMIPFVEEIVTEIDLEEQRAIIDPPPGLIDDRAEIASARDDEGSAGDESPRDGA; this is translated from the coding sequence GTGCAGCTGGTAGTCGCGCGGATCGGCCGCGCCCATGGCATCAAGGGTGAGGTCACCGTCGAGGTGCGCACCGACGAGCCGGAACTGCGGCTCGGGCCCGGCGCCGTGCTCGCCACCGACCCCGCTTCCACGGGGCCGCTGACGATCGAGACCGGCCGGGTGCACAGTGGCCGTCTGCTGCTGCGCTTCGAGGGCGTACGTGACCGCACGGGCGCCGAGGCGCTGCGCAACACGCTGCTGATCGCGGAGGTCGACCCGGAGGAGCTTCCGGAGGACGAGGACGAGTACTACGACCACCAGCTGATGGACCTCGACATCGTCACCAAGGACGGCACCGAGGTCGGCCGGATCACCGAGATCTCGCACCTGCCCTCGCAGGACCTGTTCATCGTGGAGCGGCCCGACGGCAGCGAGGTGATGATCCCCTTCGTGGAGGAGATCGTCACCGAGATCGACCTGGAGGAGCAGCGGGCGATCATCGACCCGCCGCCCGGCCTGATCGACGACCGCGCGGAGATCGCCTCCGCCAGGGACGACGAGGGGTCTGCGGGGGACGAGTCCCCGAGGGACGGCGCCTGA
- the rplS gene encoding 50S ribosomal protein L19: protein MANLLDSVDSASLRTDIPAFRPGDTVNVHVRVIEGNRSRVQQFKGVVIRRQGAGVRETFTVRKVSFSVGVERTFPVHTPIVEKIELVSRGAVRRAKLYYLRELRGKAAKIKEKRDN from the coding sequence ATGGCTAACCTGCTCGACTCCGTCGACAGCGCTTCGCTGCGCACCGACATCCCGGCCTTCCGCCCGGGTGACACCGTCAACGTCCACGTGCGCGTCATCGAGGGCAACCGCTCCCGTGTCCAGCAGTTCAAGGGCGTAGTCATCCGTCGCCAGGGTGCCGGCGTGCGCGAGACCTTCACGGTCCGCAAGGTCTCCTTCTCCGTCGGCGTGGAGCGCACCTTCCCGGTGCACACCCCGATCGTCGAGAAGATCGAGCTCGTCTCCCGCGGCGCCGTGCGCCGCGCGAAGCTGTACTACCTCCGTGAGCTGCGCGGCAAGGCCGCGAAGATCAAGGAGAAGCGCGACAACTGA
- the trmD gene encoding tRNA (guanosine(37)-N1)-methyltransferase TrmD gives MRLDVVTIFPEYLEPLNVSLVGKARARGQLDVNVHDLREWTYDRHNTVDDTPYGGGPGMVMKTEPWGAALDDVLAEGYEAGAHGPVLVVPTPSGRPFTQELAVELSERPWLVFTPARYEGIDRRVMDEYATRMPVYEVSIGDYVLAGGEAAVLVVTEAVARLLPGVLGNAESHRDDSFAPGAMANLLEGPVYTKPPEWRGHGIPDVLISGHHGKIARWRRDEALRRTVRNRPDLIERCDPAIFDKKDREMLSILGWRPGPDGRFGRDPEAVEQ, from the coding sequence ATGCGGCTCGACGTCGTCACGATCTTCCCCGAGTACCTGGAACCCCTGAACGTCTCCCTCGTCGGCAAGGCACGCGCGCGTGGCCAGCTCGACGTGAACGTGCACGACCTCAGGGAGTGGACGTACGACCGGCACAACACGGTCGACGACACCCCCTACGGCGGCGGCCCCGGCATGGTCATGAAGACCGAGCCCTGGGGCGCGGCGCTCGACGACGTACTCGCCGAGGGGTACGAGGCGGGGGCCCACGGGCCCGTCCTCGTCGTCCCCACGCCCAGCGGACGCCCCTTCACCCAGGAGCTCGCCGTGGAGCTCTCCGAGCGGCCCTGGCTGGTCTTCACGCCCGCGCGCTACGAGGGCATCGACCGCCGCGTCATGGACGAGTACGCGACCCGGATGCCGGTCTACGAGGTGTCGATCGGCGACTACGTCCTGGCGGGCGGCGAGGCGGCCGTCCTGGTGGTCACCGAGGCCGTGGCCCGGCTCCTGCCCGGAGTCCTCGGCAACGCCGAGTCCCACCGCGACGACTCCTTCGCGCCCGGCGCCATGGCGAACCTCCTCGAAGGTCCCGTCTACACCAAGCCGCCCGAGTGGCGCGGTCACGGCATTCCGGACGTGCTGATCAGCGGCCACCACGGCAAGATCGCGCGCTGGCGCAGGGACGAGGCGCTGCGGCGAACGGTCCGCAACAGGCCCGATCTGATCGAGCGCTGCGACCCCGCTATCTTCGACAAGAAGGACCGCGAGATGCTCTCGATCCTGGGGTGGCGTCCGGGCCCCGACGGCCGATTTGGGCGAGACCCCGAGGCCGTGGAACAATAG
- a CDS encoding RNA-binding protein, whose translation MLEEALEHLVKGIVDNPDDVQVASRNLRRGRVLEVRVHPDDLGKVIGRNGRTARALRTVVGAIGGRGVRVDLVDVDQVH comes from the coding sequence ATGCTCGAGGAGGCTCTCGAGCACCTCGTGAAGGGCATCGTCGACAACCCCGACGACGTGCAGGTCGCCTCGCGCAACCTGCGCCGGGGGCGTGTGCTCGAGGTCCGGGTCCACCCGGATGACCTCGGCAAGGTGATCGGCCGCAACGGCCGTACCGCGCGCGCTCTGCGGACCGTCGTGGGCGCCATCGGCGGCCGCGGTGTCCGCGTCGACCTCGTCGACGTGGACCAGGTTCACTGA
- a CDS encoding DUF2469 domain-containing protein, with protein sequence MSAEDLEKYETEMELKLYREYRDVVGLFKYVIETERRFYLTNDYEMQVHSVQGEVFFEVSMADAWVWDMYRPARFVKQVRVLTFKDVNIEELNKSDLELPGG encoded by the coding sequence ATGAGCGCCGAGGACCTCGAGAAGTACGAGACCGAGATGGAGCTGAAGCTCTACCGGGAGTACCGCGATGTCGTCGGTCTGTTCAAATACGTGATCGAGACCGAACGGCGCTTCTACCTCACCAACGACTACGAGATGCAGGTGCACTCCGTCCAGGGTGAGGTTTTCTTCGAGGTGTCCATGGCGGACGCCTGGGTGTGGGACATGTACAGGCCCGCGCGGTTCGTGAAGCAGGTGCGTGTCCTCACGTTCAAGGACGTGAATATCGAGGAGCTCAACAAGAGCGACCTCGAGCTGCCGGGAGGCTGA
- the lepB gene encoding signal peptidase I, which translates to MGDVAVGARSGHGGPEEQPGRSGEPEAEATAGGVNPGSDTAGVSAAPGEQDGKPAKEAKKPRSFWKELPLLIGIALILALVIKTFLVQAFSIPSDSMQNTLQQGDRVLVDKLTPWFGSEPERGEVVVFRDPGHWLDGEPTPDPNAIQRVLGWVGLMPSADEKDLIKRVIAVGGDTVECKGTGPVKVNGKALNEPYVFEGNTPCSVDDQGGQFKETVPPGKIWVMGDHRQNSLDSRYHQNQPGGGAVPVDNVVGRAIVIAWPPTRWATLPKPDTFDQPGINAAMSAAPAALGLAGAVPVVLWRRRRLTVAAARAARVSGGGTAG; encoded by the coding sequence GTGGGGGATGTGGCGGTCGGCGCACGGTCCGGACACGGTGGGCCCGAGGAGCAGCCAGGGCGATCAGGCGAGCCGGAGGCCGAGGCCACGGCGGGCGGCGTGAACCCCGGGAGTGACACCGCGGGCGTCTCGGCCGCACCCGGTGAGCAGGACGGGAAGCCCGCCAAGGAGGCGAAGAAGCCCCGCTCCTTCTGGAAGGAGCTGCCGCTCCTCATCGGCATCGCGCTGATCCTGGCGCTGGTGATCAAGACGTTCCTGGTGCAGGCGTTCTCGATTCCCTCGGACTCGATGCAGAACACGCTCCAGCAGGGCGACCGCGTACTGGTCGACAAGCTGACCCCGTGGTTCGGCTCGGAGCCCGAGCGCGGCGAGGTCGTCGTCTTCCGGGACCCCGGCCACTGGCTGGACGGTGAACCCACCCCCGACCCGAACGCGATCCAGCGGGTCCTCGGCTGGGTCGGCCTGATGCCGTCCGCCGACGAGAAGGACCTGATCAAGCGGGTGATCGCGGTCGGCGGCGACACGGTGGAGTGCAAGGGCACAGGCCCGGTGAAGGTCAACGGCAAGGCACTGAACGAGCCGTACGTCTTCGAGGGCAACACCCCGTGCAGCGTCGACGACCAGGGCGGCCAGTTCAAGGAGACCGTTCCCCCGGGCAAAATCTGGGTCATGGGTGACCACCGGCAGAACTCGCTGGACTCCCGCTACCACCAGAACCAGCCCGGCGGCGGCGCCGTCCCCGTGGACAACGTCGTGGGCCGCGCCATCGTGATCGCCTGGCCGCCCACCCGCTGGGCCACGCTGCCCAAGCCGGACACCTTCGACCAGCCCGGCATCAACGCCGCGATGAGCGCGGCCCCCGCCGCCCTCGGGCTCGCAGGTGCGGTGCCGGTCGTGCTCTGGCGCAGGCGTCGGCTCACGGTGGCCGCTGCGCGGGCCGCGAGGGTTTCTGGCGGAGGTACCGCCGGGTAG
- the lepB gene encoding signal peptidase I: MSRTQRTDEGHGRLGSVLSGLAVALGCVLFLGGFVWGAVVYQPYTVPTGSMTPTIGAGDRVLAERMDGDDVRRGDVVVFRQASWGDLPMVKRVVGVGGDRISCCTDGKLMVNGKPVAEPYLLDGEGAAATGIPATTVPKGNLFLLGDERSGSLDSSVHLGDSNHGSVPRSAVEGRVDAVAWPTERLGTLERPEGFADMPGGISDPGPVGLMVWSVVAGAVLVLGGAAYGPVAKRMRRGRERPRSGERTGATARVG, encoded by the coding sequence ATGAGCAGGACACAACGTACGGACGAGGGCCACGGACGGCTCGGCAGCGTGCTGTCGGGACTGGCCGTGGCCCTTGGCTGTGTGCTCTTCCTGGGGGGCTTCGTGTGGGGCGCCGTCGTGTACCAGCCGTACACCGTTCCCACCGGGTCGATGACGCCGACGATCGGCGCGGGCGACCGTGTTCTGGCCGAGCGGATGGACGGCGACGATGTGCGCCGCGGTGACGTCGTCGTCTTCCGGCAGGCCAGCTGGGGCGATCTGCCGATGGTCAAGCGCGTGGTCGGCGTCGGCGGCGACCGGATCTCCTGCTGCACGGACGGCAAGCTGATGGTCAACGGCAAGCCGGTCGCAGAACCGTATCTGCTGGACGGTGAGGGTGCCGCGGCCACCGGAATCCCGGCCACCACGGTCCCCAAGGGCAACCTCTTCCTGCTCGGTGACGAGCGCAGCGGCTCCCTGGACTCCAGCGTGCACCTGGGCGACTCCAACCACGGCTCGGTGCCGCGCAGCGCGGTGGAGGGACGGGTCGACGCGGTGGCCTGGCCGACGGAGAGGCTCGGCACGCTGGAGCGGCCGGAGGGCTTCGCGGACATGCCGGGCGGCATCTCGGACCCCGGGCCGGTGGGACTCATGGTGTGGTCAGTGGTGGCGGGCGCCGTGCTCGTCCTGGGCGGCGCCGCGTACGGACCGGTGGCCAAGCGGATGCGGCGCGGTCGTGAGCGGCCGCGGAGCGGTGAACGCACGGGGGCGACGGCCCGTGTCGGCTGA